GTCTATTATTCTCTGTTACTAAGCGCTGACCcaattgtgtgtttttatctaaaatgtattttgtgttaTCTTTATTCCAGTATAGATGAGGATAAGTTCCAGCGCACACCGTTCACATATGTTAATCACACCGGCCGTGTACGCTATGACCGTATGATGCGAGTGGTCAGCTCTTGTAACCTTGGAATCTTTAACTTCCCATTTGATGTCCAGAACTGCTCGCTAACCTTTGGCTCTTATATGCATACAGGTACTAACGAattacacataaaataaaaaaaaggaattttttaAGGAATTACACAGAAAAATAGTTATAGGTAATTATAATGAAACATACGTAGCAGAGAGCCTCATAGGAATTACACTAAAAGAGTCATCACATTGGAATTATAGTTAAATATGTATGGCTGGAAGTCACACAGTTAATTCGAAAATTTAAACATTAGCACCAAAGAGTAGTAGTTAGCCACCCAGTCTCTAAAGCATATCAGCCATCCAAAATGcagaatacagttgcaagaaaaagtatgtgaaccctttggaatgatatggatttctgcacaaattggtcataaaatgtgatctgatcgggggggcggagcctgacctgcaAGCAGACAAGACGTGTCTAGCTGGGGCTCCTGCAAATACCCGCTGATTCAAGGCAATATCTCAAGCCACAGAGTCCCAAACCTGAATCTGAGATGCACAGCAGAGAGGAGACACGATACCACACATTTAGACACCTGTAGCGAAGCCAAAAACCGCAGATAACCGCGGCAGTAATTTGCGGCCTGTCAACCACAGAGCAAGGGAGATGCGCCCGGTCCCCCCATGCTGGATACTGCAGCTTGACATGGCAAGAGACCACAGaggacccccccccaccccctttggaccggtgggggttatcccggtccccacgggtgGAACCCACAAAATCGACACAAACAAGCACGGCACAGACACCACTCACTGTAGATCCAAGATGGTGGAGGCATACCCCGACCCTGCACAGGAACAACAGCAACAAACGGTGGCCCAACATTGCCCTAATGACTGCATGCTGAAGTGCATAGATAAGCACTTTGCACGATTCTGGGCGCAACTTAGGGCACGATCGGCAGACTCACTGACCCAAGACCGGGAGGAGCGGTGCAGCGGAGCACAGCGGGAGTGGGGTACAACCCCTCCTGGTGTTACTCACCCTGAAGCAtctaaaccactcaccctacaccGGCCTGGACTGAAGGCCCGCAGGGCTCAGCCCCTGGGGCACCGACCACGGAAGCGTCAGGTCCACCGCCACAGGCGGAAACAGACCAACGGGAGCCTCGCCTGGAGCCAAACAAAGAGAGACTTGGCCTCCCTTACGATTACCCGAGTGTTTGGGGCTGAGAAACAGGTCTCCAGGATTGCCTGGGGCAGGAGGGCCCCTATACCCCATGCCTACCGGGATATTGCCGGGACTCAACACCTGAAAGACACCCTGACAGTCAGCAGGAGTATAACACCTCCACAAAGCCGAAACTCGCCCGGGAGCCAGAACACCTCAGCAGCGGAGGGTAACCATGCAAAGCCCAGGCCCTCAAGACGACCCAGCAGGCACCAGCAAACACCGAACATACTGCACCTGTCGCCTGACGGGCCACTGAAAGCCCTGCATGAACTGTCCACACATGGCGGCTTGCAGCCCACCCGGGGTATAGGTTGACGGACTGCTTAACTGTGCAGGCATGCCAGATCACTTATTATTGCTAGCGATGCATGTTACCCATTTATCTTAGTCACCTGTTGATGtttcaatgtttaaatgtttttgcTAGCTCAAGCTTTCTTTCTCTTCCCACCACCCACTCTCACCTTGCTCTCACACTAACTCACCTGTGCATCAGGTCTCCTATGCCATACATCGCTATAACTGCCATTCCAGCAACGAGACTATTCATGTATGTGATGAGCCTTAAAGCTATATACCTAATCTGTGTTACTTTAATCTAGACCAGCTGTTAGTACATAAAACGCAGACCTCTCACCTATGCACAATCAAGACTAACAGTGCTGTTGTACTTAGCGTAGTTTAACTTTTATCGTAAAGATCTACAGCGTCATGAACAGATATAGATGCAAGCGCTTATAATTACACCTATGTATGACAATGTTTGAAATATTAGTACTTCTGGTTTAAAATTAGGCCTCATATTTTGGAACAACCTTTCCGGCTTTAACTTtgtcattattataaaaatgtgctgttaaaTTGCATGCCATGTCAAACCATTTGTCTCTAATTAGCTtgccaatgctgttgtggcatcgcaagaaaaatgtaaactgtctatccatgcacaagaaaaataaagaaataaaaaaaaaaaaaaaatgtgatctgatcatcatctaagtcacaacaatagacaatcactagaaaagatacaatttatccaggagcttttacaataaaaagaagagaatgccttatagttacacaataaaattctaatttctaaaaatgaggaatttcttaaaatgcaaatgtgtgtactcaggcagacaaagttatactcagtataaaatcacagcattatgtttcatagcagcaaatagtccaagtataaatatataagtcccaaattggatgaataatatataccagtctatttatacttggactatttgctgctatgaaacataatgctgtgattttatactgagtataactttgtctgcctgagtacacacatttgcattttaagaatttcctcatttttagaaattagaattttattgtgtaactataaggcattctcttctttttattgtaaaagctcctggataaattgtatcttttctacgttaatccttgggatttggtgaaaccccactcactccagttTTCGAGCTTCCACGTATTACTCTGTCTTGTTCCCTCTTATTTTCTGATAGCCATTACTTTTgtctttcagttttgtttatttaatagaCAATCACTGACTGGCCGTGAAACAAAACATATGGAGATGTGGCTCCCGTGGTTCATGTACATTACCCAATATAGACAAGCAGAAGATGCTCCTGGACCCACTACTGGAGCGGCAGCAGTCGTGGGCCCCACTTGATGCAGATCAACTCATCCTACACCCCTTCCTTCTACACCTAATCCCTACTTACCTCCCTCCAACTCCGCAATTGCTAAGCCAACGGGTCCCGGGGCCCGGGGGACAAGGGCCAGGATCAGAGGGACATACCATTGACCGTACAATCTACTACACCTTAATGACACATAAATTCCCAGCCCTCACGGGGCACAGACAACCACCCATACTTTGGGAAATGCGAGATAAACGTAGACATACGCACTATCACACCATGAGTCGATGTAAGAGACAACACAGGTTTACAGCTTACGGTACTATACCACATAGACCTGCATCATACTCACTCTGcgctaacactgatacacatgctaaTGACTGACCACAATTACCCACACTCGACATTTGCACTGTCAACGACAACCACATGTAACTTGCAACCTAGCTTAGAGGGAGATTATGCCCCGAATCATATGCTTATACGAACAGTTGACTACCTGAGGACTGTGACGCTTACTAAGAAACACGACCCAAGTAATCCCACCTTTTCCGCGCACTAGGGTATACCAATGCGGACCTGCGAGTCTGCACCCAACAAGGGCCTGCGAGCCACCTTTCTCGTTATTGCTTTGACATCCCACCCAAACGTTCAGATAGCACCTTGTTGTCTAACTTACATCTTACATCATAGCCCACCGAGAACGGCATGTCTAGTTACAAACTATGTTTGTCCGTAGCACATAACCATATTACGCGATGCCCTCTGAGCGCTCCATACGTATTACTCTGTATGATACCACCGCCTCGCACTGTTGTGCACCTACGCTATCTATAACGTGTGAACATTATATTTCCCTTGCtacgagacctgcgagtctctctACTGAAGATTACGCAGAGATTTGCATATCTCAATGTATAACCTGCTCCACCAAACAAcagaaacctgcgagtttcacACTGCTTACTTACTAAATGCTCTTTATAACATGAAAACACctaataaaaagatttaaaaaaaacaatagacaatcacagtctgcttaaactaataacacacaaagaatgaaatgttgccatgtttttattgaacacaccatgtaaacattcacagtgcaggtggaaaaagtatgtgaacccctagactaatgacatcttcaAGAGCTAATTGAattgagatgtcagccaactggagtccaatcaataagatgagattggaggtgttggttacagctgccctgccctataaaaaacacacaccagttctgagtttgcttttcacaagaagcattgcctgatgtgaatgatgcctcgcacaaaagagctctcagaagacctacgattaagaattgttgacttgcataaagctggaaagggttataaaagtatctccaaaagccttgctgttcatcagtccacggtaagacaaattgtctataaatggaggaagttcagcactgctgctactctccctaggagtggccgtcctgtaaagatgactgcaagagcacagcgcaaactgctcaatgaggtgaagaagaatcctagagtgtcagctaaagacttacaaaagtcactggcaaatgctaacatccctgttagcgaatctacaatacgtaaaacactaaacaagaatggatttcatgggaggataccacagaggaagcccctgctgtccaaacaaaacattgcggcatgtttacagtttgcacaagagcacctggatgttccacagcagtactggcaaaatattctgtggacagatgaaaccaaagttgagttgtttggaagaaacacacaacactatgtgtggcgaaaaagaggcacagcacaccaacatcaaaacctcatcccaactgtgaagtatggtggtgggggcatcatggtttggggctgctttgctgcgtcagggcctggacagattgctatcatcgaaggaaaaatgaattcccaagtttatcaagacattttgcaggagaacttaaggccatctgtctaccagctgaagctcaacagaagatgggtgttgcaacaggacaatgacccaaagcatagaagtaattcaacaacagaatggcttaaacagaagaaaataagccttctgaagtggcccagtcagagtcctgacctcaacccgattgagatgctgtggcatgacctcaagaaagcgattcacaccagacatcccaagaatattgctgaactgaaacagttctgtaaagaggaatggtcaagaattactcctgaccgttgtgcacgtctgatctgcaactaaggaaacgtttggttgaagttattgctgccaaaggaggttcaaccagttattaaatccaagggttcacatactttttccacctgcactgtgaatgtttacatggtgtgttcaataaaaacatgctaacatttcattctttgtgtgttattagtttaagcagactgtgattgtctattgttgtgacttagatgatgatcagatcacattttatgaccaatttgtgcagaaatccatatcattccaaagggttcacatactttttcttgcaactgtatattgtgAACCACACAGTTGAACTATAAATTGTATGTTTGTGAAAACCTCTATATGATTTGCACATATGTAAAGCacattaataataaacaaaatgacacagagtaccATCTCTACCTGTCTTCTCATTACAGTGAAAGATGTGCGTCTTGGGCTGGCTCTACCTGTTGAACAGATCCTGACAAATTCATTGAACTATTTGGAGACCAGTGGCGAGTGGGAACTTCTGAGGATAGAAGGAGCCCCTGATGTCCTGAAATTTGGTGCTGATGAATGGGATATAATAACATTTTGGGTGAGGAGCAATCAAAGTAAGGTTTATTGGGGCTAGGGTGGcgggggaggggtgaggggggcAGGGTTGATAGAGTATGAGTATATTAAGGTAATAAATCATAGAATGAATGAAAGAGCTAAAAGATGAAAGTGGAACATATTAAAatgtgtctctttaaaaaaaatgtaaaaaaatgttatgttgcacagtgcacattttctttttcattttgccAGGTGGTGATTAGGCGGCGCTCGGTACTCTACGTTGTAAACTTGCTCATTCCCAGCGCCTTCCTAATGCTGATTGATATTCTGAGCTTCTATCTCCCACCACACAGCACAGACCGGGCTTCCTTCAAGATGACTCTTCTGCTGGGATACACAGTGTTCCTTCTCATTATGAATGATCTGTTGCCAAGTACAGCTAATGGGACCCCTCTGATTGGTAAACTTGTGCTCacaggttacacacacacacacacatacacacagctgcCTACAAGAACTACAGGATGTGATGAATTAGACTACAAATATCTTACATTTAATTGGTTACCTGttgcattaaaggagcactatagggtcagaaacacaaacatatatttctgaccctataatgttaaaaccaccatctagcccctctggccctctcttgcctccctctcttgggaggggtgcaaaaaatccacacaggtgcctcattccaggaccctatttagccttgacttgcagagagttccagtaaggaagtatttcacaAGTAAGtttattaatctcataagagcaagcatgaGGCTGCTAAagaaggacctgccaagaatggggtacattgacgtagttggcaggcttatgcaatatatgatcatataatgtaactaaacccccattatttttttgcgtaGGTGAggagtttttaaataaaactattacaatctctaagatttgaaatcattgtttagtgaataagcgagtgccctggattgtgtattttgaaattttttggccccagcagcaaccTATAATGAACAGCCACTAGAGTAGCTTCCTGGCCTTTCACGGAGTTTGACTATGGTGAAGTCCTATGAGCATGCGGCACTCTTCACGCATGTGCATAAGGTCCACCCCATctgctgaaaaatgtttttaatccttaaagttttttttgttcttttaaccAGAGGAACTATATTCCTAACATTAACGTTTTCCTTTAATGTGATTTGGCAGTCAGGTGGCCATTAATATGTCACTCACCATTCATTGTCACTcttatttttttgtctgttttcagGTATTTACTTTTCAGTGTGCTTGGCTCTGCTTGTTCTCAGTCTGTTAGAGACCGTAATAATCACTCATGTTCTACATCGTGGAACGTTGCAGAGCGGATCTGTGCCATCTTGGGTCAAACGCCTTGTGTTGGGATACATTGCTCAGCTCATCTGTTATCGTGTCACAGTTATTCCTAGCTCTGCTTCATCCAATAACCATGTCCCACCCACAAACAGCAAGAATTATACACCAAAACCTCCACCATCCAACAACTTCCAAGAAAATGGCAGTAACATAGGTAAGATCTTGGCACAGAGTAGTTCCTGGAAAGAAAGGTTGTCAAAAAAAGCACCCAAAAATATCATAAtaaacttattcactaaactgaataTTTTGTAACCATGTCAGTAGTTGTACTATAAATAATTAGCTGTAGGTTTGTAATTTTCATCTATAATCAGTTGCTAAccttgttagtttaaaaaaaaatcgcaGCATGTGAGTAACTGTATTTTAAAGGTGAATCTTAATCAGAATATATCAGTTATGGACAGTACTAAAgtacaacaaaaacaaataagtAGGAATGCAGAGCAGAAGAGAAAAACACTTCTAAGGTGTagatataagtatatatacaaCCTTATTATAACGTGATGGGCGATATCTGCAGAAAGATAtataaatcgcacatagtgtaatacaaaataaaatataaggacACGCAGTGAATATCAGGCCCATCATCCTTAGTCCATCATCCAAACGCGTCcgcaggacttcctcagggattatgAAGTCCTGCGGACGAAACGCGTCTGATTATACCATTGGAGGACTTGCTATTGTTGCTTTTTAATACCACCTTGCAGTGGATTATATGCTGTTTTACCTGGACCTTTTTTGAGAAAGAAGACTCCTCTAATATATTCTGAAGACCACTTCTGACTAAGGATGATGGGCCTGATATTCACTGATCTCTTGTGAGTTTTATATAGTCATCCTGCGTgtccttatattttattttgtattacactatgtgcgatttataTATCTTTCTGCAGATATCGCCCATCACGTTATAATAAGGttgtatatatacttatatctACACCTTAGAAGTGTTTTTCTCTTCTGCTCTGCATTCCTacttatttgtttttgttgtacTTTTGTATTGGTGTTTTAGAGGGCACACTATTTAGTAGGTTTTGCTGGTTTTGTATTTTAGTGGTTGGGCACTTTTTATTGCCTTATGGACAGTACTCAACCTATAATACTCCATAAACTGCTACAATCCAGAAGGAACCATTTCAGTCATCTAAATGGTCTTTAAGTATAAAAGACCAAAATAGAACATGCCAATCATTCTGAAAAACAGGCTCTACAGAGCTGCTATTGCTAATTAAATAGGATACTCCACCCTGGAACAATGAGTGAGCTATTTCAGGGCAAAATAACAGTTGCAAATCTGGGTCAAAGAGCACAATAAGCAGCAATCACACTGGAAACCAAAATTGTGTATGTCAACATTCAGCACTTTGCTCTCAAATTAGCACCAGTTTTGCCTTGATAATTCTCCCTCGTTATCTGTTGGGACTAAACTATAATGATAGCAAAGAATTCCAGAAGATTTatcataaaaacaataaagtGAGATAGCAtacagacagggccggtgcaaggattttgggcTGCACAGGCGAAGATtaattttgccccccccccccccccacacacacacacaataagatgtatctttagtggtgtctcatatccaggcttttgaaatccccatgtagtgtattgtaccccctttaatgtgtcttacacctccttgtatgtctcttacaacccccatatgtatctcctttcccccccagcccctttgtgtgtgtgtctttctttcccacagcccttttctgtgggtctctcccctcagcctgttttttgtgtgtccctctaccCCTCAGgcccctttgtgtaacttttccctcccaagccatatagacatagatatatagctacacacacatacaggcacagtcacagaaatatgcaggcacacaatcaaacaaacacagccatacaggcacacagtcatacaatcaacacatacaggtacacagacatacagtcatacagacacacacacagagacatgcagacactggcatatagataaataaagacacagttatacaaacacagacatgcagacaggtatacaggtatacagagcaggggcagatccagaacctaatcttgggtgggggggtggtagtgagttttagtggggtaataggggctctaattgaggagttaggggctgtagtagggggacaggggctgtagttgagagttaggggctgtaattgggggcttaggaaatgtagtggggaattggggctgtagtagagggttagggactgaagtaggttgatggctgcaagtgggaacaggggctgtagtgtgggggatatgggcagcaattgggggagaggggctgtagtgggggtaatgactgtagtaagggaataggggctgtactggagttatggggtgtaaaagggagtggaagggatgtgaagtaagggagttaggggctgtataagggagtataggggctgtggtgggagcaaaggggcaatgtggttggaaacgggcagtatggtgggaaacgggcagtagagggggacacaggggcagtatggtgtgggcacaggctgtaacgagggacactgaagCATTAAAGTGGTGTCGCAGggacagtatggtgggggtaaatgggaagcagaggggaggacaggggctgtagaggcgggtaggggaagtagagggggagacaggggcagtagaggcgtgtgaaaggggggcagaggcagggggcagggtctgtagagggaaatagaggaggcacagggtataaagaggggggcacaaaagcaatagaggggggcattggcagtatagtggggacaggggctgtagagggaaagaggggctgtagaagggggcatgggctgtataggatgcgcatgggcagtatggtggggcagaggccttagagggaaatagaggggctgtagacagggcaggggctgtagagggaaatagaggagctgtagaggggctgtatggtggggcaggggttatggaggtaaatagaggtgctgtagagtggcacatggggcagtagaggaggacagggtcagtatggtgggggcaggggctatagagggaaatagaagtgctgtagaggggcacatggggcagtatggtggggcaggggctatagagggacgtagaggggacatgggcagtatggtgggggcagggtctatagagggaaatagaagtgctggagaggggcacatggagcAGTAGAGGGGggttggggcagtatggtggggacagaggctatagaggggttgttaaggggcaggggtagtttggtggggcaggggctgcagagggggcaggggtagtatggtggggcagggggtatagaggggacaggggcagtatagtgggggcaggggcatagaggggctgtagagggggcaggggcagtatggtggggtaggggctatagagggacatagaggggcgggggctatagagggggcagtgtggtgggggcaggggctatagagggaaatagaattgctgtagaggggcacatggggcagtagagggggcaggggcactatggtgggggcagaggctatagaggggctgtaaagggggcagtatggtgggggcaggggctattgagggacatagaggggcaggggctatagaggagctgtaaagggggcagtatggtggggcaggggctatagagggacatagaggggcaggggctatagaggagctgtaaagggggcagtatggtggggcaggggctatagagggaaatagaagtgctgaagaggggcacatggggcagtagagtgggcagggacactatggtggggcaggggcactatggtggggcaggggctatagatgggctttaaagggggcaggggtagtatggtggggcaggggctatagaggtggcaggggagtatggtgggggcagggggagtatggtggaggcagggggagtatggtggaggcagggggagtatggtggaggcagggggagtatggtggaggcagggggagtatggtgggggcagggggagtatggtgggggcagggggagtatggtggaggcagggggagtatggtggaggcagggggagtttggtggaagcagggggagtatggtggaggcagtgggagtatggtggaggcagggggagtatggtgggggcagggggagtatggtggaggcagggggagtatggtggaggcagggggagtttggtggaggcagggggagtatggtggaggcagtgggagtatggtggaggcagggggagtatggtgggggcagggggagaatagtgggggcagggggagtatagtgggggcaggggcagtatagtgggtgcaggggttgtagaaaggggctgcaaaaaaacgttttgatttaaaaaaaaatacaaaaaatacaaataaacatttcttcccccacccccttcccctcccctcttaccttgggccagggagggagagccttacccctggtggtcggctgggacaggctgcactggaggctggagctgcaatcaggaccgctggggactggagtctgggagcagtagaagtcccgccctcttctgacatcatcagaggaggacagctgacttcactgccctgctcctgctgtgtgctggctgcagggagagaggtgagtttaaaaatccgagtctccagccagaggcaggggattcggatttttgcgcccccctgctctggcgccctaaggcggccgcctgtgccaccttatggacgcgccggccctgcatacagataaaaataaacacatgcaATTAATCATAGAAAAGAGTGAATGTAGcacagctccctgtaccctggttgagtacctccgccaaggatcgCTTCCTAGCTTGAACCGAGGAAAACCTCAGTGCTTTGGCCCCAGTCGccgcttgactggggtcctcctggagcctctctgtcctggaactattccctcccagggactggatgacACATTGCCTCTGGGAGCTATAGTCCTTTCAAGAACTTTCCATGctcctccacgagctggaacaaggtgctgagtagtgattagccctttcccctcccagtaactagacgacataTAGTTTGGTGAGTTCAACAAATTTTAATGAGTaaaactctgccttttatgcagAGACCCCAACATGGGTtctccattgtattcaacacaagACCCTCACAGGAATCTCtcagcctgggagataattggggtaaagaccagtaagctaattatctcccaggaacagagagtcaaacacaaaaatataaaaacataaaagtaccccaaaacataataaaaacatacaatagcCCCACAAATAATAAATCCTCAAATAGCCCTGATTTCAGCACCAAAattctccaaatagcactcagatccatgcagtgtagggtaaACGCCACCGTGTTATAGTTTTGACCAGCCGCACACgtagtcctatgcccaaaatagttcctgggcgtttggggcttttgccggtcaactttcgggagctcatGTGTCCGAAATATGGGGTGAAATATGGGGTAAGTAGTGTTTGCTcctcttagtctcaggcaccttccctccaaaaaagcactcctccaggagtccgtggcaaacgtTCGTGGGAAGGAGTGTTTGTCACAGTGATTAACCATgtaatccttaaaggaacactatagtgtcagggatacaaaagtgtattcctgacactataagtcTACATAATTGTTTAGTTACCCTACTAATCAgttttgtacatttatttataacaatAACCATTGCAAAGTTATAGTAAAAATAAGTTATGTTGACGCTGAGAAGTTGCAGGTTAAATTACCCCTTCCAGTAAtgctaaaaaatatatgtatcatGGGTCAAAATAAGTTCTGGTTCTGCTGGGCCAGTTATCAGAAGATGAAATCCTAGTCAATTATGAGATTGATCGATGAAGAGTTATATTCAAGTCTCTGTAGAAATCGCAAGACTTATATCTAGAAGATAAGTCTTTTTTTAGATGTAAGTCTTAGTAAGATGTACTTACAAGAGAGACAAACTATGGTAACCTTCATAAAGCAGAACAGAAACTCATCACATTTCTCTGCGAGGAGATCAGATCTTTATTTAATTGGCATGTGACCTCACACTGTTCCACATCTAAACTTGTTATGCCAATATTCCAGACT
This region of Pelobates fuscus isolate aPelFus1 chromosome 2, aPelFus1.pri, whole genome shotgun sequence genomic DNA includes:
- the LOC134586228 gene encoding 5-hydroxytryptamine receptor 3C-like produces the protein MRGKQVADVVSLENLFMHVKFIGALGSAIRSSELQCTGSETGPSEESLMAVFEKKALRPTLNYSRPTSVNISFTLYAVLGVNEKSQILTTFLWLRLFWQNELLTWIPDKCGSVEKISLPVENMWSPDIIVYEFIDEDKFQRTPFTYVNHTGRVRYDRMMRVVSSCNLGIFNFPFDVQNCSLTFGSYMHTVKDVRLGLALPVEQILTNSLNYLETSGEWELLRIEGAPDVLKFGADEWDIITFWVVIRRRSVLYVVNLLIPSAFLMLIDILSFYLPPHSTDRASFKMTLLLGYTVFLLIMNDLLPSTANGTPLIGIYFSVCLALLVLSLLETVIITHVLHRGTLQSGSVPSWVKRLVLGYIAQLICYRVTVIPSSASSNNHVPPTNSKNYTPKPPPSNNFQENGSNIELPPPDALSPGPERQLEMINHNLHFIKEVMESKNHLQEQEEEWIQIGYVLDSLLYRFYLIFIGSYAIIIICVWCVWLDI